A window of Hevea brasiliensis isolate MT/VB/25A 57/8 chromosome 14, ASM3005281v1, whole genome shotgun sequence contains these coding sequences:
- the LOC131173229 gene encoding iridoid oxidase-like, with amino-acid sequence MESICSFLVCSGLFLAIAMILCLKGKNLGRRTKKLPPGPPGWPIIGNIFDLGTEPHRALQELKLKYGPVLRLRLGSMDTVVIQSAKAAAQLLKNHDASFCDRKPLDVFTCHNYRDGSLAVGRFSPYWRTVRRLFSVEMMTVKRINDTASIRRKCIDQMIRNIEDDTAAANARGESGAVNLPHYLFLMTFNVIGNLMLSRDLLDSQCKEGYEFFQATGMTAMWAGTPNVADFLPFLKWFDPQGLRRNMSRDMARALKIVEGFVKERLEEYKLGNEEKNNKDFLDTLLEFEGDGKDWHEKIPYERIIIIILEMFFAGSETTSAATEWAMAELLRKPEAMRKVKEELNEVVGENRNVEERDIEKLPYLQAVVKEALRLHPSVPLLVPRNTMQDTNFMGYHIAKDTQVFVNAWAIGRDPDSWEDPLTFKPERFLGSNIDYKGQNFELIPFGSGRRICIGMLLAQRVLLLSLASLIHCFDWELDKD; translated from the exons ATGGAGTCCATCTGCAGTTTTCTTGTTTGCTCAGGCCTGTTCTTGGCCATAGCTATGATTCTATGCCTCAAAGGGAAAAATTTGGGACGTAGAACCAAGAAACTGCCTCCAGGGCCTCCAGGATGGCCAATCATAGGCAATATTTTCGATCTTGGAACTGAGCCACACCGAGCTCTACAGGAGCTTAAGTTGAAGTATGGACCTGTTCTCAGGCTAAGACTAGGATCCATGGACACAGTAGTGATCCAGTCAGCCAAGGCAGCGGCACAGTTGCTCAAGAATCATGACGCCAGCTTCTGTGACCGCAAGCCTCTTGATGTATTCACTTGTCATAACTATCGAGATGGGTCACTTGCTGTTGGCCGGTTTAGCCCCTACTGGCGCACGGTTAGGCGTCTTTTTTCGGTGGAAATGATGACCGTCAAGCGAATCAATGATACAGCCTCCATTCGGCGGAAGTGCATCGACCAGATGATAAG GAATATTGAAGATGATACAGCAGCTGCAAATGCAAGGGGAGAGTCAGGGGCAGTGAATTTACCCCACTATCTCTTTCTAATGACATTCAACGTAATTGGTAACCTCATGCTCTCAAGAGACCTTTTGGATTCACAGTGCAAAGAAGGGTATGAATTTTTTCAAGCCACAGGAATGACTGCAATGTGGGCAGGGACGCCAAATGTAGCAGATTTTCTACCATTCTTGAAATGGTTTGATCCACAGGGGTTAAGGAGGAACATGTCGAGAGATATGGCAAGAGCTTTGAAGATTGTTGAAGGGTTTGTGAAAGAGAGGCTTGAGGAATACAAATTAGGGAATGAGGAGAAGAATAATAAGGACTTCCTAGACACTTTGTTGGAATTTGAAGGTGATGGTAAAGATTGGCATGAGAAGATCCCATATGAAAGAATCATTATAATCATATTG gaaaTGTTTTTTGCTGGGTCAGAGACTACAAGTGCAGCAACAGAATGGGCTATGGCAGAGTTACTTCGTAAACCTGAAGCCATGAGAAAGGTTAAAGAAGAACTCAATGAAGTAGTTGGAGAGAATAGAAATGTTGAAGAGCGCGACATAGAGAAATTGCCATATTTGCAAGCTGTTGTGAAGGAAGCACTTCGGTTACATCCCTCAGTTCCTTTACTCGTTCCAAGAAACACAATGCAAGATACAAATTTCATGGGGTACCATATAGCCAAAGATACTCAAGTTTTTGTGAATGCATGGGCAATAGGAAGAGACCCAGATTCTTGGGAAGATCCCTTGACCTTTAAGCCTGAGAGGTTTTTAGGTTCAAACATTGACTACAAGGGgcaaaattttgagttgattccATTTGGATCAGGGAGGAGGATTTGTATAGGTATGTTATTGGCACAACGGGTACTTCTCCTTAGTCTAGCATCTTTAATTCACTGTTTTGATTGGGAACTCGACAAGGATTGA